Below is a window of Candidatus Neomarinimicrobiota bacterium DNA.
TCTTCTGAGGTTGTCGGTTATTTCCGCCTGAGGGAAATCTCTGAAATCCTGCAGAGTATTTTCTTAAATGCCAGTGAAGGAAAAGCTGAATTTTCTACAAGTGAGCTCAAGTTACTTATCACAGGTGTAAATAAGTGTCAGAAGTTGATAGGTAGAGAGGAAGTTGTTGGCTATGAGGAGTTGCTGAAGCAACTAAATAGAATTCTTAAGCTATGAGAGTGA
It encodes the following:
- a CDS encoding Hpt domain-containing protein encodes the protein MTNLTFNHELLEVFHEEAQDLIQEMTTDLSILSGEQDKDSEERGREPIYRRLYRNAHTLKGSSEVVGYFRLREISEILQSIFLNASEGKAEFSTSELKLLITGVNKCQKLIGREEVVGYEELLKQLNRILKL